One Pseudodesulfovibrio cashew DNA window includes the following coding sequences:
- a CDS encoding acyl-CoA thioesterase, with protein MPTSKDFPKPDCWYRHFVSYGETDTMGVLYYAEYLHLFERARSLYIRERGMSYAEVEERGILLPVREAQCRYRSPVRFDDEIFVHIGISEWKRASMKFTYEVWNKDKTLLHATGMTEHAAVNAEGRPTRVPDWLKEMF; from the coding sequence ATGCCGACCTCGAAGGACTTCCCCAAGCCTGACTGCTGGTACAGGCACTTCGTTTCCTATGGCGAGACAGACACAATGGGAGTTCTCTACTACGCCGAGTACCTCCATCTCTTTGAAAGAGCACGCAGTCTCTATATCCGCGAGAGGGGGATGAGCTATGCTGAGGTCGAAGAGCGAGGTATCCTCCTGCCTGTACGCGAAGCCCAGTGCCGATACCGTTCGCCCGTCCGTTTCGATGATGAGATTTTCGTCCACATCGGCATCAGCGAGTGGAAGCGCGCGTCCATGAAGTTCACCTACGAGGTATGGAATAAGGACAAAACCCTGCTCCATGCCACAGGTATGACAGAACACGCCGCCGTCAACGCCGAGGGCCGCCCCACCCGCGTTCCTGACTGGCTCAAAGAGATGTTCTAG
- a CDS encoding bacteriohemerythrin, with translation MKCMEWLEVYDVGVEEINKQHRGLVRVTNKLFHAIMEDRGEELLYDILKELEEYAAFHFDYEERLLREHEYPKELLERHIREHDKLKADVADYIQRLEGREVAMDLDLFAFLRDWTENHMRNTDMLYRDFFNARGVY, from the coding sequence ATGAAGTGCATGGAATGGTTGGAAGTCTATGACGTCGGAGTCGAAGAGATCAACAAGCAGCACAGAGGGTTGGTGAGGGTCACCAACAAGTTATTCCATGCCATCATGGAGGACAGGGGAGAGGAGCTTCTCTATGACATTCTCAAGGAGTTGGAAGAATACGCGGCGTTTCACTTCGATTACGAGGAGCGCCTGCTACGCGAACACGAGTATCCGAAGGAATTGTTGGAGCGGCATATTCGGGAGCATGACAAACTGAAGGCGGACGTCGCAGACTACATACAGCGCTTGGAAGGACGCGAAGTTGCCATGGATCTGGATCTTTTCGCTTTCCTGAGAGACTGGACGGAGAATCACATGCGCAACACCGACATGCTGTACCGTGATTTTTTCAACGCCAGGGGCGTATACTGA
- a CDS encoding cofactor-independent phosphoglycerate mutase, with protein MKLLYLIADGMGGWPLDELQGKTTIEAADTPNMDELARTGMVGRAQTVPEGMAPGSDVANMALLGFDPATYHTGRGPIEAAAQGLVLDPDDLVWRLNLVTVSKLTIDGYMRDYSSGHIATEVSRPIVEELQKRLGNETYTFVPGIQYRHLLVQKNGANTDDAKLFINPPHDITDKPIKLDLRAYSKSPQLWDLLFEAKEVLEDRNLNSSRANSIWPWGQGRPLILPNFEETFGMRGAVISAVDLIKGLGNASGMSVIDVEGATGLLETNYQGKVDAALDFLKDNDFVFVHLEGPDECGHGGNAAEKAEAISRFDARIVAPLREALKDEDVAWIVTCDHFTPIVERTHTTDAVPFIINGPGLEPSGVKAFTEATAEGTGLKLDKGHELLSFALQCLGMK; from the coding sequence GTGAAATTACTCTACCTTATTGCCGACGGCATGGGAGGTTGGCCCCTGGACGAGCTTCAGGGCAAGACCACCATAGAAGCCGCCGACACGCCCAATATGGATGAACTGGCCCGTACCGGCATGGTCGGACGGGCTCAAACCGTACCCGAGGGCATGGCTCCGGGGTCCGACGTGGCCAACATGGCCCTGCTCGGTTTCGATCCCGCCACCTACCACACCGGGCGCGGCCCCATTGAAGCGGCGGCCCAAGGTCTCGTGCTGGACCCGGACGACCTGGTCTGGCGGCTGAACCTGGTCACTGTTTCGAAGCTGACCATAGACGGCTACATGCGCGACTACTCGTCCGGACACATCGCCACCGAGGTCTCCCGGCCCATCGTCGAGGAGCTCCAAAAGCGGCTTGGCAATGAGACCTACACCTTCGTGCCCGGCATTCAGTATCGGCACCTGCTGGTCCAGAAAAACGGAGCCAACACCGACGACGCCAAGCTGTTCATCAATCCGCCCCACGACATCACGGACAAGCCCATCAAGCTCGATCTTCGCGCCTACTCAAAAAGCCCCCAGCTCTGGGACCTTCTTTTCGAGGCCAAGGAAGTGCTGGAGGACCGAAACCTCAACAGTTCCAGAGCCAATTCCATCTGGCCCTGGGGACAGGGACGCCCCCTGATCCTGCCCAATTTCGAAGAGACCTTCGGCATGCGAGGTGCCGTCATCTCCGCCGTGGACCTGATCAAGGGACTCGGCAACGCCTCGGGCATGTCCGTCATCGACGTGGAAGGTGCCACCGGCCTGCTGGAGACCAATTACCAGGGCAAGGTGGACGCGGCACTCGATTTCCTCAAGGACAACGATTTCGTCTTCGTGCATCTCGAAGGACCGGACGAATGCGGCCACGGCGGCAACGCGGCGGAAAAGGCGGAAGCCATCTCCCGTTTCGACGCCCGAATCGTCGCCCCCTTGCGAGAGGCTCTCAAGGACGAAGACGTGGCCTGGATAGTCACCTGTGACCACTTCACGCCCATCGTCGAACGGACGCATACCACCGACGCAGTGCCCTTCATCATTAACGGGCCCGGACTCGAACCCTCCGGGGTAAAGGCCTTCACCGAAGCCACCGCCGAAGGAACCGGCCTGAAGCTGGACAAGGGACACGAACTGCTCTCCTTCGCCCTGCAATGTCTGGGGATGAAGTAA
- a CDS encoding amidohydrolase family protein, translated as MFIDIHTHVFHPKIAHKVVDQLEDHYGIHPVGNGLMEDLDTRMNSAGIDKCVVLAAATAPAQVIPANNWAISIKQEHEEFIPFGTVHTGYKDLEKELDRLEENGIKGLKFHPDFQGFRMDDPALYNIMEMVEDRFVCLFHVGDTLPPEENPSCPRKLAALREAFPKPIIIAAHMGGYRHWDYALDQLAGKDVFVDTSSSMDFLDDAKLETLYRAFGRDHVLFGSDYPLFDAGSELDRLTKRLKLTAADLDAIMENSCSILGL; from the coding sequence ATGTTTATCGACATTCACACGCACGTTTTTCATCCGAAAATCGCACATAAGGTAGTGGACCAACTTGAGGATCACTACGGCATACATCCCGTCGGCAACGGCTTGATGGAAGACCTCGACACGCGCATGAACAGCGCGGGCATAGACAAATGCGTCGTGCTGGCGGCGGCCACGGCTCCCGCCCAAGTCATCCCGGCAAACAACTGGGCCATCAGCATCAAGCAGGAACACGAGGAGTTCATCCCTTTCGGCACCGTTCACACCGGCTACAAGGACCTTGAAAAGGAACTTGACCGCTTGGAAGAAAATGGCATTAAGGGATTGAAATTCCATCCTGACTTTCAGGGATTCCGTATGGATGACCCGGCTCTCTATAACATCATGGAGATGGTCGAAGACCGCTTCGTCTGCCTGTTCCACGTGGGAGACACCCTGCCGCCCGAAGAGAACCCTTCCTGTCCCAGAAAACTGGCCGCTCTGAGAGAGGCCTTTCCCAAACCGATCATCATCGCCGCGCACATGGGCGGATACCGGCACTGGGATTACGCTCTCGATCAACTGGCGGGCAAAGACGTCTTCGTGGACACATCCAGTTCCATGGATTTCCTCGACGACGCTAAGCTGGAAACACTCTACCGCGCCTTTGGTCGGGACCACGTTCTGTTCGGAAGCGACTACCCTCTCTTTGATGCCGGAAGCGAGCTTGACCGGCTCACGAAAAGGCTCAAGCTGACGGCTGCGGACCTTGACGCGATCATGGAAAATTCCTGCTCTATCCTGGGACTGTAA
- a CDS encoding DsrE/DsrF/DrsH-like family protein — MSNENKQGKDRQRHAFITSRGTMDGAMPALVMALNSVRLGHDATIFYTFMGLDVIKPGGIDKLKYYPEGTMGAIPGMPQMATSMMKKWMADANIPEVGDMFEMAQIEGVKLVACHMTMEMMKLKPEDFVEGVEVWNAADFIKFAGECDLCLFT; from the coding sequence ATGTCGAACGAGAACAAGCAGGGCAAGGATCGGCAGCGGCACGCATTCATTACCTCTCGGGGAACCATGGACGGCGCTATGCCTGCATTGGTAATGGCGCTCAACTCGGTGCGCCTGGGCCATGATGCTACGATTTTTTATACGTTCATGGGGCTGGATGTGATCAAGCCCGGCGGCATCGACAAGTTGAAGTACTACCCTGAGGGGACCATGGGAGCCATTCCCGGAATGCCACAAATGGCTACCAGCATGATGAAGAAGTGGATGGCCGACGCCAACATCCCCGAGGTCGGTGATATGTTTGAAATGGCTCAGATCGAGGGCGTGAAGCTGGTAGCCTGTCATATGACCATGGAAATGATGAAGCTGAAGCCGGAAGATTTCGTTGAAGGTGTTGAGGTCTGGAACGCCGCGGATTTCATCAAGTTCGCCGGAGAGTGTGACTTGTGTCTTTTCACGTAA
- a CDS encoding ABC transporter ATP-binding protein, whose translation MAELKFVRPARVRLLPEGTQPVVSLKGVTKRFGKVVANDSITLDIYPGRIKALLGENGAGKSTMMSMLAGRYRPDEGTIEVDGNPVRFHSSKDAIAAGIGMVYQHFMLVDSMTVAENVLLGQEGSFLVKPAEMEGRVGRLAEEYGLEIDPAARIADLSMGERQVVEILKLLYRESRILIFDEPTAVLTPEETNKLFEALWRMTEQGKSIIFISHKLEEVIALADEISILRRGKIEGELDPNAIESKAELASRMVGKEVLLEIDRQPAEIGDPVLEVRGLTGIGLSDVSLDVHKGEVVALVGVAGNGQKALVEAVTGLVKPPLDTVFIMGQPWRKFFAESTWNRSMCYIPEDRLGLATLRNQNLVDNLLLTTRKGYTKGFLLNKKQAEKDTVSLIEKFDIRPGRIHALAWQLSGGNLQKAVLARELFREPRLIVAEQPTQGLDVSATEEVWNRLLAARTMAGILLVTGDLNEALQLADRVAVIYRGRILGVIDAAAPNALDRIGPLMAGVLDDIL comes from the coding sequence ATGGCGGAACTCAAATTCGTTCGTCCGGCCCGCGTGCGCCTCCTGCCGGAGGGCACCCAACCGGTGGTATCTCTCAAGGGCGTGACCAAGCGCTTCGGCAAGGTTGTGGCCAACGACTCCATTACGCTGGACATCTATCCGGGCAGGATCAAGGCCCTGCTGGGCGAGAACGGAGCGGGCAAATCGACCATGATGTCCATGCTGGCGGGCCGCTATCGCCCGGATGAGGGCACCATCGAGGTGGACGGCAACCCTGTCCGTTTCCATTCTTCCAAGGATGCCATCGCTGCGGGCATTGGCATGGTTTACCAGCACTTTATGCTTGTGGATTCCATGACCGTGGCCGAGAATGTGCTTCTGGGCCAGGAGGGCAGCTTTCTGGTCAAGCCGGCAGAAATGGAAGGTCGCGTTGGTAGGCTCGCTGAGGAGTACGGCCTTGAAATCGACCCTGCCGCTCGCATCGCCGATCTCTCCATGGGCGAGCGCCAGGTAGTGGAAATCCTCAAGTTGCTCTACCGCGAAAGCCGCATCCTCATTTTCGACGAGCCCACCGCCGTGCTTACCCCCGAGGAGACCAACAAGCTGTTCGAGGCCCTCTGGCGTATGACCGAGCAGGGCAAGTCCATCATTTTCATCAGTCACAAACTTGAAGAAGTCATCGCCCTGGCAGACGAAATTTCCATTCTGCGCCGGGGAAAGATCGAAGGTGAACTGGACCCCAACGCCATCGAGTCCAAGGCTGAGCTGGCCTCGCGCATGGTCGGCAAGGAAGTGCTTCTGGAGATTGATCGCCAGCCCGCCGAGATCGGCGATCCGGTCCTTGAGGTCAGGGGGTTGACAGGGATCGGTTTGAGCGATGTCAGTCTCGACGTTCACAAGGGCGAGGTTGTTGCTCTGGTGGGCGTGGCCGGAAACGGTCAGAAGGCACTGGTCGAGGCCGTGACCGGGCTGGTCAAGCCGCCGCTGGACACGGTCTTCATCATGGGTCAGCCGTGGCGCAAGTTTTTTGCTGAGTCTACCTGGAACCGGTCCATGTGCTACATCCCGGAGGATCGTCTCGGGCTTGCGACTCTGCGCAATCAGAATCTGGTGGACAACCTGCTGCTGACCACTCGCAAGGGCTACACCAAGGGTTTTTTGCTGAACAAGAAGCAGGCGGAAAAAGACACCGTCAGCCTTATCGAGAAGTTCGACATCCGTCCCGGGCGCATCCACGCCCTGGCCTGGCAACTCTCCGGGGGCAACCTGCAAAAGGCCGTGCTCGCCCGCGAACTCTTCCGGGAACCGCGCCTGATAGTCGCGGAGCAGCCTACTCAGGGGCTTGATGTCTCTGCAACGGAAGAGGTCTGGAACCGACTCCTGGCCGCCCGAACCATGGCTGGAATCCTCCTTGTGACCGGAGACCTGAACGAGGCCCTGCAACTTGCCGACCGCGTGGCCGTCATCTACCGGGGCCGGATTCTCGGCGTGATAGACGCCGCTGCCCCCAATGCCCTGGACCGCATCGGCCCCCTCATGGCCGGCGTCCTGGACGATATTCTCTAG
- the dgt gene encoding dGTP triphosphohydrolase, whose product MKNRFYTEFDTASIGRGQSKNVKGRTPFEQDRDRIIYSPAFRRLQNKTQVFLSGEFDFYRTRLTHSMEVSQIGRSIVNHLNRTSGLLSDDFHIDQDLVESVCLAHDIGHPSFGHAGEQVLNKLMFKSGGFEGNAQNLRILVDLFYRDKSRWKGMKPTRAFLDGMLKYKTLFSDSEKKKHHFIYDFQRDILDFVSPEVAFDSLFETEKELNSFKSLECRIMDWADDIAYSIHDIDDGIRAGFITMKKVRNWMEELGKGLSPDHATFLDNLCGAIADDTFSEFLARLIGEFIHCTTLVERENPLSPMTNRYRFNIAVRAEGKALCSLLKDMAVALVFHTPQVHQLEFKGSMILRQVFEVLEGEYIDGKSEYRLLPAHYHHALALRDDDDKRRMLCDYLSGMTDGFVVRTYKRLFDPDFGSIIDLI is encoded by the coding sequence GTGAAGAACAGATTTTACACCGAGTTTGATACGGCATCCATTGGCCGGGGACAGTCCAAGAATGTCAAGGGGCGGACGCCCTTTGAGCAGGATCGGGACCGGATCATCTACTCTCCCGCCTTTCGCCGCCTCCAGAACAAGACCCAGGTTTTCCTGTCCGGAGAGTTTGATTTTTACCGCACCAGACTGACCCATTCCATGGAGGTCTCTCAGATCGGGCGCTCCATCGTCAATCACCTCAACCGCACTTCAGGCTTGTTGAGCGATGATTTCCACATCGACCAGGATCTGGTTGAGTCCGTCTGTCTGGCCCACGACATAGGGCACCCCTCCTTCGGTCATGCGGGCGAGCAGGTTCTCAACAAGCTCATGTTTAAGTCCGGCGGGTTTGAGGGCAACGCCCAAAACCTTCGCATCCTTGTTGATCTTTTTTATCGGGACAAGTCTCGGTGGAAGGGGATGAAGCCCACCCGCGCCTTCCTGGACGGAATGCTCAAGTACAAGACGCTCTTTTCCGATTCGGAAAAGAAGAAGCATCATTTCATCTATGATTTCCAGCGGGATATATTGGATTTTGTGAGTCCCGAGGTCGCCTTCGATTCGCTTTTTGAAACGGAAAAGGAGCTCAACTCCTTTAAATCACTGGAGTGCCGGATCATGGACTGGGCAGATGACATAGCCTATTCCATCCACGACATAGACGACGGAATCCGGGCCGGATTCATCACCATGAAGAAGGTGCGCAACTGGATGGAGGAACTGGGAAAGGGATTATCGCCTGACCACGCGACTTTTCTGGATAACTTATGCGGTGCCATTGCGGACGATACCTTTAGCGAATTTCTGGCCCGGCTCATCGGCGAGTTCATTCACTGCACCACGCTGGTGGAACGCGAGAATCCGCTTTCGCCCATGACCAACCGCTACCGCTTCAATATCGCGGTCCGCGCCGAAGGCAAGGCGCTTTGCTCGTTGCTCAAGGACATGGCCGTAGCGTTGGTATTTCATACCCCGCAGGTGCATCAATTGGAGTTCAAGGGAAGCATGATCCTGCGCCAGGTTTTTGAGGTTCTGGAGGGGGAATACATCGATGGGAAATCGGAATACCGGCTGCTTCCGGCGCATTACCATCATGCCCTTGCCCTGCGGGATGACGACGACAAGCGGCGGATGTTGTGCGATTATCTGTCTGGTATGACCGATGGATTTGTCGTCAGGACGTACAAGCGGCTGTTCGATCCCGATTTCGGTTCGATTATCGATTTGATCTAG
- a CDS encoding homoserine dehydrogenase: protein MDVIRLGLGGFGTVGSGLAKILDMNRERIAKRLGKRIEIASVLVRDLNKQRAFDLGSDVTFTDDPKALVNDDIDIVVELMGGLDTARDLILDAFAAGKHVVTANKHLLAEHGLELFEAAGKHNVGLMFEASCAGGIPIVQTLKESLAGDEIVKLLGIMNGTANYILSEMTTKGMDFEVALADAQDLGYAEADPTFDIEGFDTAHKLCVLIRMAYGVDYPLADIPIQGITGVTPMDIEFAREFGYRIKLLAHVMNVDGRLEAGVHPALVPYTYLLARVGGNYNAVRLEGNAVGPIMLHGQGAGDLPTGSAVLADIMNLVRGMECRDRVPDNTGFCNQPLPKADILPPEESESKYYFRFTVADRTGVMATITKSMAEHGVSIAQAVQKGEAGEEGVPLVIISHETSAKAADAMIEEMDAMDFSVKPCVKFRIL, encoded by the coding sequence ATGGATGTCATAAGACTCGGTCTGGGTGGTTTCGGCACGGTCGGTTCCGGCCTGGCGAAAATTCTCGACATGAACCGGGAGCGCATTGCCAAACGTCTCGGCAAGCGCATTGAAATCGCGTCCGTTCTGGTCCGCGACCTGAACAAGCAGCGCGCTTTCGACCTGGGCTCCGACGTCACCTTCACCGACGATCCCAAGGCGCTGGTCAATGACGATATCGACATCGTGGTCGAGCTCATGGGCGGTCTGGACACGGCCAGGGACCTGATTCTCGACGCGTTCGCCGCGGGCAAGCATGTGGTCACCGCCAACAAGCACCTCCTGGCCGAACACGGCCTGGAACTGTTCGAAGCGGCTGGCAAGCACAACGTGGGCCTCATGTTCGAGGCCAGCTGTGCAGGTGGCATCCCCATTGTCCAGACCCTCAAGGAGAGCCTGGCCGGAGACGAGATCGTCAAGCTGCTCGGCATCATGAACGGCACGGCCAACTACATCCTCTCCGAGATGACCACCAAGGGCATGGACTTCGAGGTTGCACTGGCCGATGCCCAGGATCTGGGCTATGCCGAGGCCGACCCGACCTTCGACATCGAAGGGTTCGACACCGCGCACAAGCTGTGCGTGCTCATCCGCATGGCCTACGGCGTGGACTACCCGCTTGCCGATATCCCCATCCAGGGGATCACCGGCGTCACGCCCATGGACATCGAGTTCGCCAGAGAGTTCGGCTACCGCATCAAGCTGCTGGCCCACGTCATGAACGTGGACGGCAGGCTGGAGGCGGGAGTTCACCCCGCGCTGGTGCCCTACACCTACCTGCTGGCCCGGGTGGGAGGAAACTACAATGCCGTGCGCCTTGAAGGCAACGCAGTGGGCCCGATCATGCTCCACGGCCAGGGCGCGGGTGACCTGCCCACGGGCAGCGCTGTTCTTGCGGACATCATGAATCTGGTCCGAGGCATGGAATGCCGGGACCGCGTGCCAGACAACACCGGCTTCTGCAACCAGCCCCTGCCCAAGGCGGACATCCTGCCCCCCGAGGAATCCGAGTCCAAGTACTATTTCCGCTTTACCGTTGCCGACCGCACCGGGGTCATGGCCACCATCACCAAGTCCATGGCCGAACACGGGGTCTCCATCGCCCAGGCCGTGCAGAAAGGCGAGGCTGGCGAGGAGGGTGTCCCCCTGGTAATCATCAGCCATGAGACCTCCGCCAAGGCTGCGGACGCCATGATCGAGGAGATGGACGCCATGGACTTCTCAGTGAAGCCGTGCGTCAAGTTCCGAATCCTGTAA
- a CDS encoding YgdI/YgdR family lipoprotein, translating into MYRLITFLMTLLLSLFLLGCGAKQYEVTTKTGKSYTTYGTPEYDVRSETYKFKNDKGKEVILNQEDIEVIQEKE; encoded by the coding sequence ATGTATCGTTTGATCACGTTTCTGATGACGCTGCTACTGTCGCTCTTTCTGCTTGGTTGCGGAGCGAAACAGTATGAAGTGACCACAAAGACGGGCAAAAGCTACACGACCTATGGCACCCCGGAGTACGATGTCAGGTCGGAGACCTACAAATTCAAGAATGACAAGGGAAAGGAAGTCATCCTCAATCAGGAAGACATCGAAGTCATTCAAGAAAAGGAATAA
- a CDS encoding MarR family winged helix-turn-helix transcriptional regulator produces MNKDEQHMLPQRDVAEFQDLIESLFQCCRERQQYQSERFGLPDAELRCLLLFRNERYLTAKSIAERLHVAKSRVTKIVSSLVRKDFVESTDDPVDSRVKLLSLTRSGEKLLAEVLTFHSEVHRAILGRFTDEQRAMLLGSMSLLGRHMKSVRDLME; encoded by the coding sequence ATGAACAAAGATGAACAGCACATGTTGCCACAAAGGGATGTGGCTGAATTTCAGGATCTCATCGAATCTCTCTTCCAGTGTTGCCGAGAGAGGCAGCAGTACCAGAGTGAGCGGTTTGGTCTGCCCGATGCAGAGTTGCGTTGCCTGTTGTTGTTTCGTAACGAGCGATACCTGACAGCCAAGTCTATTGCGGAAAGGCTTCATGTGGCCAAGAGCAGGGTGACCAAGATCGTTTCTTCGTTGGTGCGCAAGGACTTTGTTGAATCCACTGACGATCCCGTCGATTCCCGTGTGAAGTTGCTTTCCCTTACGCGGTCGGGTGAGAAGTTGTTGGCGGAGGTGCTGACATTCCATTCCGAGGTTCATCGAGCCATTCTAGGAAGATTCACGGATGAGCAGCGCGCCATGTTGCTAGGCAGCATGTCGTTGCTGGGGCGACATATGAAGTCGGTCCGCGATTTGATGGAATAA
- a CDS encoding acyltransferase family protein, translating into MGHIKYRPEIDGLRSVAVMLVVFYHAGISYQGKELFSGGFIGVDIFFVISGYLISKIIFREINSNTFSIMNFYERRARRIIPALTVVLLITSYFCWKILLPQAFIEFGKSLFSTVAFIANIFFWRQDSYNAEISSLKPLLHMWSLGVEEQFYLFYPILIILVVKSKKSITKTLLFIGVASLSLCEWMSFTHKDFNFYMLPTRAWELIAGGLIVQCDDRIRQYEKHKMTIEYILSFSLAVIFIFSIHFTDNSRLPSLINAVLIFSVTFIIAFAKSDTFIGKILSNKIFVSIGLISYSLYLWHQPVLSLLRVELNRGLTNEESFLAIFTCLILSIISYLYVETPFRNKMAINRKTVFSGTLLACTLLSMFGILIFVEKGFPSRFKILPMFMSDVNYGLESQKDHYISLAKSNGAEIRKNPFCYILNKSGKYTLITLGDSHIETLNAPIINQHKSIPFISKFVPLTSSASLFILNIDRADNIDNPNMTRDLINFNQNRLERVLGYEKPVIITGGRLPLLLENERFDNELGGCEYGNDHPGLVIKTKTGYRKANFEEIASAYCDTIKKLLNNGCKVVLVYPIPEVGWDVPNTLLRKTINMSASELKIFISKKSNLATRYSVFCERTKASYAILDRIQDNPNLIRVFPEQLFCDDSQCYTYNNVVYYRDDDHLSYPGAKILLHHIVKKIYDNWPDLRG; encoded by the coding sequence ATGGGTCATATTAAATATAGACCGGAAATCGATGGATTGCGATCAGTTGCAGTCATGCTAGTCGTTTTCTACCATGCCGGGATATCATATCAAGGTAAGGAGCTATTCTCTGGTGGATTTATTGGGGTAGATATCTTTTTTGTAATCTCAGGCTACCTCATATCAAAAATAATATTTCGCGAAATAAATTCAAATACATTTTCCATCATGAATTTTTATGAACGTCGAGCACGACGCATCATACCAGCTCTAACTGTTGTTCTCCTGATTACAAGCTATTTCTGTTGGAAGATATTACTCCCTCAAGCATTTATTGAATTTGGGAAAAGCCTCTTTTCTACTGTTGCATTTATTGCAAATATATTCTTTTGGAGACAGGATAGTTATAATGCTGAAATTAGCAGCCTAAAGCCGCTTCTTCATATGTGGAGTCTCGGTGTGGAAGAGCAATTTTACTTATTTTATCCAATCTTAATCATTCTTGTAGTCAAGTCAAAAAAATCTATTACCAAAACACTACTATTTATAGGAGTTGCTTCACTTAGTTTGTGTGAATGGATGAGCTTCACTCATAAAGATTTCAATTTCTATATGCTTCCAACTAGAGCATGGGAACTTATTGCAGGTGGACTTATTGTCCAGTGTGATGATCGCATTCGCCAATATGAAAAACACAAAATGACAATTGAATATATCCTATCATTTTCGCTAGCTGTCATTTTTATATTCTCAATACATTTCACTGACAATAGTCGTCTTCCTTCTCTAATAAATGCAGTTCTGATATTCAGCGTAACATTCATTATCGCATTCGCGAAAAGTGACACATTTATTGGGAAAATACTTTCAAATAAGATTTTTGTATCTATCGGTTTAATATCTTATTCATTATACCTATGGCATCAGCCAGTGCTTTCCCTATTACGTGTTGAACTAAACAGAGGTTTAACGAATGAAGAATCTTTTTTAGCTATTTTCACCTGTCTAATTCTCTCTATCATTTCGTATTTATATGTCGAAACACCATTTAGAAACAAGATGGCAATAAACCGCAAAACTGTCTTCAGTGGGACGTTATTGGCATGCACCCTTTTATCTATGTTTGGCATACTTATCTTCGTGGAGAAGGGATTTCCATCACGCTTCAAAATTTTGCCAATGTTCATGTCAGATGTAAATTATGGACTTGAATCTCAAAAAGACCATTATATATCGTTGGCAAAAAGTAATGGTGCCGAGATTAGAAAAAACCCATTTTGCTATATATTAAATAAAAGTGGAAAGTATACATTGATAACATTAGGGGATTCACACATTGAGACTTTGAATGCTCCTATCATAAATCAACACAAATCAATTCCTTTTATTTCTAAGTTTGTACCCTTAACTTCATCTGCATCATTATTTATCTTGAATATAGATAGAGCGGACAACATTGATAATCCAAACATGACAAGAGACCTAATCAACTTCAACCAAAATAGACTAGAAAGGGTCTTGGGATATGAAAAACCTGTCATTATTACCGGCGGCAGGCTCCCTTTGCTGCTAGAAAATGAACGTTTTGACAATGAATTAGGTGGCTGTGAGTATGGGAATGATCACCCCGGCCTCGTTATCAAAACGAAGACAGGATATCGCAAGGCAAACTTTGAAGAAATTGCATCAGCATATTGTGATACAATAAAAAAATTACTGAACAATGGATGTAAAGTTGTATTAGTTTATCCTATCCCGGAAGTTGGGTGGGATGTTCCGAATACGCTATTGAGAAAAACGATAAATATGTCCGCGAGTGAACTCAAAATTTTTATTTCAAAAAAAAGCAATTTAGCAACACGATACAGCGTATTCTGCGAAAGGACAAAAGCATCATATGCAATTCTTGATCGGATTCAAGATAATCCAAATTTAATACGAGTTTTTCCTGAACAGCTTTTTTGTGATGACTCACAATGCTACACATACAACAATGTGGTGTATTATAGAGATGATGACCATTTATCTTATCCCGGAGCAAAAATACTTCTGCACCATATCGTCAAAAAAATATATGACAACTGGCCTGACCTGAGGGGATAG